CGAGGCCGTCTGTAACGACGTCGTGGCTCGTTCCGCCGTCGAGATCCATGACGACGCCGAGGCCGCAGTTCGATCGTTCATCTACGGGGCTGGCGAGGCCCCGCTCGCCGTGAGACGAGTGGCTATGTGGCTGTGTCATACACACCCGAGGTATTCGCACCCACAAGAGGGTACCCCATTATGACTAAGGGTATTATAATGCCATATTAGGGAATTAAAATCGTAAGGGTGTACGGGAATTCGAAAGCGTGTCTACGAACGCAGAGAGTACGGCAATGGTAATGATTCGGTCCACGATCAAATTGAGCCACGCCGCTCCCGCTCGGTATCGAACATCGTCGGAGAAAGTGTCAGAGGCACGTAGTGCTCATCCGCTGGATGAACACCACGATATGTAGTCGTCGCTGGAGCAATATGCGCTATGGGGCTAAACGATTAGGTTCGGGAGAGCCACTCACGCATGCAGAGCCGAGGACTCGAAGGTGAGCCACTACGCGAACACGAATAGCAGAACGATCCCGAGACGAATGGAAGAACCGTTTCGAGACGAACGAGGCGGACGATCTCTAGACGACTAGAAGGACGGGAACGCTCGATCAGTAGGTCCTGGCGAAGTACGCCAGCTGATCGGCGTGCTCGCCACAGACCGTACAGGCAGCGTCTTCGTCGTCGGGCGCGGCAGCCTCGCCGTCGGTCTCGGCGCTCTCCTCGGCGAGGGGCTGGAGGACGATTTCCGCGGAGACCTTCTCCTTGATGACCTCCTCGCAGGCCTGGTCGCCACACCATGGCACCTTCACGTAGCCGCCGTGGCGCCCGATCGTTCCCATGATCTCCTCGGGGCTGTCGGCAGTGCGTACGTTCGACTCGAGGGTCTCTCGAGCGGCCTCGTACAGTTTCTCGTAGATTTCGTCGAGGTGCTCGTCGACCGTGTAGGCGACGCCCTCGCGGTCGGCGACGGTCTTCTCGTTGTCCGGGCGGTGGACCAGGGTGACTTCACCGTCGTCGGCCTCGTTGGGACCGATTTCGATCCGGAGGGGGACGCCCTCGAGCTCGTGTTCGTTGAACTTGAAGCCGGGGTTTCGCTCGTCGCGGTCGTCGAGTTCGACGCGGAAGCCCGCGGCCTCGAGGTCGTCTGCGACCTCACTCGCGTACCCCAGGACCTGCTCCTCGGTGTCCTCCTGCCAGATGGGGACGATGACGACCTGCGTGGGCGCAACGGTGGGGGGCAAGACGAGTCCCTGGTCGTCGGAGTGGGTCATGATAAGCGCCCCGAGTGCGCGCCAGGAGAGCCCCCACGAGGTCGTGTACGCCGTCCGCTCCTCCTCGTCTTCGTCCGCGAAGGTGATGTCGAACGCCTTCGCGAAGCTCTGGCCCAGGTGGTGGCTCGTTCCGCCCTGGACGGACTTGCCGTCGGGCATCAGACACTCGACGGTCGTCGTGGTGTCGGCACCGGGGAACTTGTCGTGTTCTGGCTTTTTCCCCTTCAGGACGGGGATGGCGAACAGCTCCTCGTAGACGCGCTCGTACTGCCCGAGGCGGGTCCACACTTCCTCCCAGGCCCCCTGGTTCGTCTCGTGGGCGGTGTGGCCCTCCTGCCAGAGGAACTCCTTCGTGCGGAAGAACGGCTTCGTGTCCGTCGCCTCCCACCGAACGACCGAGCACCACTGGTTGAGTCGCATGGGGAGGTCGCGGTGACTGCGCGTCCACTCGGCCATGAAGGGCGCGATGATCGACTCGCTGGTGGGGCGGACGGCGAGGCGCTCCTCGAGTTCGTTGTGCCCGCCGTGGGTCACCCACG
This region of Natronosalvus halobius genomic DNA includes:
- the proS gene encoding proline--tRNA ligase, coding for MSEESQELGITESKNHRPGEWYAEVVQKAGLADYAPMGGFIVTKPRGYALWETLQDTLDGWFKETGVTNAYFPLFIPESYLEREKDIVEGFDPEVAWVTHGGHNELEERLAVRPTSESIIAPFMAEWTRSHRDLPMRLNQWCSVVRWEATDTKPFFRTKEFLWQEGHTAHETNQGAWEEVWTRLGQYERVYEELFAIPVLKGKKPEHDKFPGADTTTTVECLMPDGKSVQGGTSHHLGQSFAKAFDITFADEDEEERTAYTTSWGLSWRALGALIMTHSDDQGLVLPPTVAPTQVVIVPIWQEDTEEQVLGYASEVADDLEAAGFRVELDDRDERNPGFKFNEHELEGVPLRIEIGPNEADDGEVTLVHRPDNEKTVADREGVAYTVDEHLDEIYEKLYEAARETLESNVRTADSPEEIMGTIGRHGGYVKVPWCGDQACEEVIKEKVSAEIVLQPLAEESAETDGEAAAPDDEDAACTVCGEHADQLAYFARTY